DNA from Asticcacaulis sp. ZE23SCel15:
CGCCCGCAAAGCTGAAGCCGGTGCTTTCAAAGCCGGTTGTCTCCCCGCGTTCGCGCTTTAAGCTATAGCCATATTCCTGAAGCCAGTATTGGGTTTGACCGGCATCCGGCAGGAAGGATTGCTTAGCCAGAGATTGATTGAGGGCCTGATGGCCCTTGGACAGGGTCAGCAGATTCTCACCGGAATAGTCGGGCAGAAAAGCCGTATAGACCTTGGTGAAGCCGGATTGCGTGGTTTCACTCAACATGGTGGTGGTCGTGTCTTCGTCGGTGGCTGCCGCCGTCAGAATGGCGCTCAGGGCCGAATATTCGCTCACATTCAGGCCCGACTCGGCCTGAGTGCGCACGCGGAAATCGGCATAGAGGTTAGTATTCGCCTCACCTGTCGCCAGCGCCACCTTATAGAGCCACGGCACATTCTCATCCATATCCTCAAGATCAAGCGTGCCGTAGTCGATATTTGAACCGGTCATCAGGGTAAACCGGGTCGGGGTCTGGATGATCTCATCCAGCGACAGATAAAGGGCCGCGCCATCATCAAAGGTGGTCGTGCCGGAATTGATCAGGATCGGCGTGTCGGGGCTTTGGGTTTGCAGCACCATATAAAGCTCGGCTTCGCTGCCCAGATGCAGCGATGACAGGTTAAGCTGCGACCCCGCCGACAGCCCCAGACGGGCATCGGCGATGTCTACGGCCACCGTACCGCCCCCCGTCAGCTTACCCAGCAGGATCGCATCGTCGCTTAAGCTCAAACTATTCGCGCCTGCGCCAAAGTCGACATTGCCATACAGATAGCCACCGCTCATGCTCAGGCTGTCATTGCCGGAGCCGAACTTGACATCGCCCGCGATATAGGGCGCGGCATAGTCGTCATCATCCGGATATTCATCGATGATGTTGAGATTCGTCGCCACCGTATTGCCGCTCAGGTCGATAGCGACGGCGCGGTTAACGGCAGTGTCGGTCACATCATCTTCGTCTTCATCGCCCGGCGTGATGCTGGCGGTAATGCTGCCGTTTACGGTGATCGAAGTCAGGGTATTGGACTGGTCGCGAATGGCCGTGGCATTGGCGGTCGTGCCGTAGCCATAGGCCGTAATCGCACCGCCGGTTTTGATGTTCAGCGCCGACAGATTGGCACCGGACGCGATATCCAGCCCATAGGCCGTATCATAATCGGTTGTGGTTGATGACGCCCCCAAAGACCCCGATATATCCAGTTGCCCGACCTGCGCCCCCGCAAGCAAAGACAGCCCGCGCGCTATGCCCTCATAGGCGGTCGAGCCGACCGAACCGGAAATCGAAATGCCATTGGTGATGGTGGCGTCATAGCCAAGCCCCGCGATCTGCACCGCGGTCGCGTCTATGCCTTCATAGATGCCGTAGCTGGCGATTGAACCGCGGATATCCAGACCGTGATTGATCTCATCGGGTTCAATGGCCGTATCGGCGACTACAATCGGGCTTAGGGTGATGGCTTTGCTGTCTGAGCCGATCAGCAGCGCGGCATTCCCACCGTACTGGGCGATGCTGGCCGTGCCTTCTTCGGTATCTTCGATGCCGTTACCGTTTTCATCGGTATTGTCGTCATCGGTGCTGGTCACGCCGGCATTGATCAGCACCCCTTGGGTGACGTCGTTGGAAATGCTGACCAGAGCCTTGTTCTGATAGAGATCATCCGCTTCCAGCAGGTCGAGATAGTCCTCACCTATGCTGGTGTAGCGATAGCCGGTGCCGGAAATGCTGCCGTCAATGATCAGCGCTCCGTCGATCAGGCCGGAGATATCGACCGCCGACAAGTCCTTACCCGTCGCACTTATGGAACCGCTAATGTAGGTCTGTCCAGTTTGGGTGCCCGCCAGATTAAGACCCACGACCTCATCGCCCAGCACCGAGATGGAACCATCGAAAATGAAATCGCCGGTGCGCCCGCCTTCGAGCGATATGCCATAGGATTGATTACCCTGCACCGTGATCGTGCTGTCGATATCGACCGCACCTGTCAAAAGCCCGGTGGCGCGTACCCCGTACCGACCGGTCCCTTCGGCAAACACCCCGTCGACCAGATCATCATCGTCCTCGTCCTCAGCCGTGTAATCATCAGTGACGGTGATGGTGCCGGACAGGTCGACGGTCGTTGTTCTGGCACCGCTGATCAGCACGCCGGTTGCGTTACTGTCTGACCCCGACATTTCAAGCGTGCCGTTAAGCGTGACGGTGTTGTCGCTGTCGACCGTGACCGCCGTCCCGCTGGTCAGGGTAATCGAGCCATCGCTGGTGACATCGACATTGCCGCCGGTGGAGGTGGCAACCGGCGTGGTGGTCGCCGTAGACACCGTCGTATCTGCCCAGGCCACAGGTACTGCGCCCACCGTCAGAATAAGACCAAGGGACGTTGCGCAGCGGAAGCGGGATATGGGCATGGTTCAACTTTCAGTCATCTGGAATTGACCAAAGTCGTTAGAGGGGGAATGGGGGGTAAGTTTGGCCCCTATCTATCTGTCCGGACAGAAACCGGCCGCAAGTTCGCGTATCGTGGCCTGAATATGAAAAGGCCTATACAATGTGTCACAACTTAAATGATAGCGACCAACCGCGCGCACCGGTGTCATAAAAACGTAGCCGTCACGGCCTAATCAGCAGGGAATTCTCTTAAGGACCTGCTGATGCGTAATCTCATTTATGGCCTGTGTGCCGCCGCCCTTATCCTGCCGTCACTGGCCTGCGCCCAGAACGAGCCACCGCTTAAGGATAAGGCTCAGAACGTCTATTTCATCGACGGTAAGACTTCACTAAATGAGGCGTTAAAGCGCGTGCCCAATGTTGGCCGCGCCAAGAATGTCATCCTGTTTATCGGCGACGGCATGGGCGTCAACAGTGTCACCGCTGGGCGTATTCTGGCCGGTCAAAGCCATGGTGACATCGGCACGACCTATCGGCTGGCCTTTGAGGATTTTGCCTATACCGGCCTGTCCAAGACCTATTCCA
Protein-coding regions in this window:
- a CDS encoding autotransporter domain-containing protein, with the translated sequence MPISRFRCATSLGLILTVGAVPVAWADTTVSTATTTPVATSTGGNVDVTSDGSITLTSGTAVTVDSDNTVTLNGTLEMSGSDSNATGVLISGARTTTVDLSGTITVTDDYTAEDEDDDDLVDGVFAEGTGRYGVRATGLLTGAVDIDSTITVQGNQSYGISLEGGRTGDFIFDGSISVLGDEVVGLNLAGTQTGQTYISGSISATGKDLSAVDISGLIDGALIIDGSISGTGYRYTSIGEDYLDLLEADDLYQNKALVSISNDVTQGVLINAGVTSTDDDNTDENGNGIEDTEEGTASIAQYGGNAALLIGSDSKAITLSPIVVADTAIEPDEINHGLDIRGSIASYGIYEGIDATAVQIAGLGYDATITNGISISGSVGSTAYEGIARGLSLLAGAQVGQLDISGSLGASSTTTDYDTAYGLDIASGANLSALNIKTGGAITAYGYGTTANATAIRDQSNTLTSITVNGSITASITPGDEDEDDVTDTAVNRAVAIDLSGNTVATNLNIIDEYPDDDDYAAPYIAGDVKFGSGNDSLSMSGGYLYGNVDFGAGANSLSLSDDAILLGKLTGGGTVAVDIADARLGLSAGSQLNLSSLHLGSEAELYMVLQTQSPDTPILINSGTTTFDDGAALYLSLDEIIQTPTRFTLMTGSNIDYGTLDLEDMDENVPWLYKVALATGEANTNLYADFRVRTQAESGLNVSEYSALSAILTAAATDEDTTTTMLSETTQSGFTKVYTAFLPDYSGENLLTLSKGHQALNQSLAKQSFLPDAGQTQYWLQEYGYSLKRERGETTGFESTGFSFAGGAERGLGSHQAIGVYVSYTTTSPQDTYATANETTSAEDITVGGYWRVNAGKLKGWASAGMGRTMFKSERELLSDYSALISTGKWSGYSLSGNFGASYETALGPVSVKPVLSVDYYGLKEDARTETGGGSSFDLSIDDRTSHLASAAAILYLGRAKTDALIRPEAWVGYRSNFSVNIDDTVARFGDGTPFTLTGGDIKGGAPVVGMRISAGNEYGYLSLEAEGEKYSDYDNYSISLRTGFKF